Within the Opitutaceae bacterium TAV5 genome, the region GGGGTGGTCCTGCGCCCGGCTTCGGCGGCGCGGCAAAAGACCCCGGCCTCATCCTTGAATCGCAGCGCGCCCACCCGGCTTGAATCATCCACGGCGAGCAGGAAATCCATCGCATTGAAGTGGCCCGGCTTCGATGCCTGTCCCGCCCTTCGTGCTTCCTGGCGACGCTTGGCGTGGTCACGCAGAATCACCCGGCGGGCCCACCCGTCCGGTTCCGTGTCGGCGATAACCGCATGGAAAACAGAACCTGCCTTCGTCTTCCGGTGAAACTGCGCGCCGGAGACCAGGGGAAGACCCGGCTCAAGCGAAAAACGGTCGGAACTCTCAAGCCATGCCGGATCGTAAGCGAAAGCGGCCCGTTCGCGTGGACCATTGACGTCGTAGTGCAAGGTTCCGACCCGATGCTGCTCGTCGCCCAGATAAACCTGGATGGTCTGTTTCATAAGGATGTCGGTGAATTTTTGATCCGCACCCGCACCCGTTTGGGCAAATGCTCCTCCTCCATCAGAAGGCCCGCGTCATCACGACGGGCGTCCACCAGATCCCCCAGGGGCTCACCCAGACCGAGAACAAAGAGCGCCATCGCGTAGGCCCCCATCGCCACCGAAGGATCTCCCTTTTCGATGCGCGTGTAGGTCGCCTTGGACACGCCGATGC harbors:
- a CDS encoding XRE family transcriptional regulator; translated protein: MRSAFHDLLPSPVRRSLAKFGKDLATARRKRRITVEMMGERIGVSKATYTRIEKGDPSVAMGAYAMALFVLGLGEPLGDLVDARRDDAGLLMEEEHLPKRVRVRIKNSPTSL